The following are encoded together in the Nocardioides thalensis genome:
- a CDS encoding DEAD/DEAH box helicase, with amino-acid sequence MDVFDVRDQLIEDYRSFTTAFVEIDDARIKEYVADELERGGQWPNPWLSLNPAFESGGTVADLAQQGLLDAECQRIFRVKSDLSDVGTRELTFHRHQRDAIEVARSGESYVLTTGTGSGKSLAYIVPIVDRVLRSERRPGVKAIVVYPMNALANSQQLELEKFLRFGYGAGNEPVTFARYTGQEQGEERERILKDPPDILLTNYVMLELILTRPEERKRLVAAAKGLEFLVLDELHTYRGRQGADVAMLVRRVREACKAPNLQCVGTSATMATGGSIADQRAKVAEVASRIFGTEVTADGVIGESLTRATHAAAADPAALADCLRSSVPTGYAELRAWPLASWVEDTFGLKEDNTTGQLVRQQPRKVREDAAPMLSELTGVPTDVCEEQIRATLLAGSRATNPETKRPLFAFRLHQFLSKGDSVYVTLEDEATRVVTSNYQVAAPGQPDKLLYPLAFCRECGQEYLTVAKTERHGDTTFRPRRNRDASGGEQYDGYLFISTDNPWPIQPITEDRLPDAWVDGTEVVTNRRKYLPERVWVDTTGRQQSDGTGTLAAFVPSPFLFCLKCRVSYESTRGNDYTRLATLDREGRSSAVSIISQSVVRSLRKVRDLNDDARKLLTFVDNRQDASLQAGHFNDFIQIVQMRGALYRAARDNDGIDHLNLAEAVVAALGTDFEEYAASPGAKFAARREAEAAFRDLIEFRLYSDIQPGRRITLPNLEQTGLLKLEYKDLAEICADESVWGSAYQPLKEARPGLRQELCQIVLDELRRALAIDVHCLSEEGFERLKRQSRQHLRGLWTISSRELLPMVGTAFGRSGSGRERSIDKLFLSGRSALGTYLRKPNRFPGHPEKLTTDDAQRIISDILRLLADVGVLDVVIPLEQGGPGYRLKASALRWTAGDGHHAAADPLRVTVDADQGGRVNVFFRDLYSQVSDDLAGLRATEHTAQVTAQDRESREREFREGSLPLLFCSPTMELGVDIASLNAVGLRNVPPTPANYAQRSGRAGRSGQPALVVTYCATGNSHDQYYFRRSDAMVSGSVVAPRLDLTNQALLRSHLHAIWLAETHVDLGSRMPQLIDAEGEQPTLVIKQEKTTLLNDAEAVQRATAIAEDVIDQLRDELESAPWWSPDWAAQVMKEAFTEFNAACERWRSLYRAALADQAEQNRLVLMANLTPFERKAAESRRREAENQLRLLKNEDDGQSHSDFYTYRYLASEGFLPGYSFPRLPLAAYIPAVRQSTLNRDGGDYLQRPRFLAISEFGPRALIYHEGARYEVTRVQIPMVQGQGVGSVDVEEARRCESCGYHHRRQPGLDVCENCGAELVGVAQGLMQMRTVFTRRRERISSDEEERRRAGYELETSYRFAQHGQQVARVDAEIRAEGDILGDLSYGDTATIRVTNLGLRRRRDPTDRGYWLDTVSGQWLSERAMAVAGDEDLPDAAQVKSKQKVIPYVEDTRNIMVLRLSRRVPVEVAVTLRVALERGIEAAFQLEDSELSGELLPDDLERGRMLFTESAEGGAGVLRRLLAEPDALARAARQALEVAHFDPMTGEDLQHAPGAAEECTKACYDCLLSYGNQLEHELIDRHAVRDLLLQLAAVEVVPEAGSQTSSTVDDAVPSDTGALDAFLRERGYAIPERNTELIGAARPDFVFRGPSPTAVFVDDGTPVGTADERGADAEDALLDRGWNVIRLENREEWSEAVAARPDVFGVGRI; translated from the coding sequence ATGGACGTGTTCGACGTTCGCGACCAGCTCATCGAGGACTACCGGTCGTTCACGACTGCGTTCGTTGAGATTGACGACGCCCGGATCAAGGAGTACGTCGCTGACGAGCTTGAGCGCGGCGGGCAGTGGCCAAACCCCTGGTTGTCATTGAACCCGGCGTTCGAGTCGGGGGGCACCGTCGCCGACCTGGCTCAGCAGGGCCTCCTCGACGCGGAATGCCAGCGGATCTTCCGCGTGAAGAGTGATCTAAGTGACGTCGGAACCCGCGAGCTTACGTTCCACCGCCACCAGCGCGACGCGATCGAGGTAGCCCGCTCTGGAGAGAGCTACGTACTGACCACCGGCACAGGCTCGGGCAAGTCGCTTGCCTACATCGTTCCGATCGTCGATCGGGTGCTTCGCTCCGAGCGCCGCCCGGGCGTGAAGGCCATCGTCGTCTATCCGATGAACGCGCTGGCGAACTCACAGCAGCTCGAGCTCGAGAAGTTCCTCCGGTTCGGTTACGGCGCCGGCAATGAGCCGGTGACCTTCGCCCGTTACACCGGCCAGGAGCAGGGCGAGGAGCGCGAGCGCATCCTGAAGGACCCGCCCGACATCCTCCTCACAAACTACGTGATGCTCGAGCTCATCCTGACCCGACCCGAGGAGCGCAAGCGCTTGGTTGCGGCAGCGAAGGGTCTTGAGTTCCTTGTGCTCGACGAGCTCCACACCTACCGCGGCCGGCAGGGTGCTGACGTCGCGATGCTCGTGCGTCGGGTCCGGGAAGCCTGCAAGGCTCCGAACCTCCAGTGCGTCGGTACCTCCGCGACGATGGCCACTGGCGGGTCGATTGCCGACCAGCGCGCCAAGGTCGCAGAGGTCGCCTCCCGGATCTTCGGAACCGAGGTCACAGCTGACGGCGTAATCGGCGAGTCTCTCACCCGAGCCACCCATGCCGCCGCAGCTGATCCTGCCGCTCTCGCCGACTGCCTCCGCTCATCGGTGCCGACGGGGTATGCCGAGCTTCGCGCCTGGCCGCTGGCCAGCTGGGTGGAAGACACCTTCGGCCTCAAGGAAGACAACACGACCGGTCAGCTGGTCCGACAGCAGCCGCGCAAGGTGCGTGAGGACGCCGCCCCCATGCTGTCCGAGCTCACCGGCGTCCCCACCGATGTTTGCGAGGAGCAGATACGCGCGACCCTCCTGGCGGGGTCGCGTGCGACCAACCCGGAGACCAAGCGACCGCTGTTCGCATTCCGGCTCCACCAGTTCCTCTCCAAGGGTGACTCCGTCTACGTGACCCTCGAGGACGAGGCGACTCGAGTAGTTACCTCCAACTACCAGGTCGCTGCCCCGGGTCAGCCCGACAAGCTGCTCTACCCCCTGGCCTTCTGCCGGGAATGCGGTCAGGAATATCTCACGGTCGCGAAGACCGAGCGGCACGGCGACACCACCTTCCGCCCTAGGCGTAATCGCGACGCGTCGGGTGGTGAGCAGTACGACGGCTACTTGTTCATTTCCACCGACAACCCGTGGCCGATCCAGCCGATCACCGAGGACCGCCTGCCGGACGCCTGGGTCGACGGAACTGAGGTCGTCACCAATCGCCGCAAGTACCTCCCCGAGCGGGTCTGGGTCGACACCACCGGCCGCCAGCAGTCGGACGGCACAGGAACTCTCGCCGCATTCGTCCCGTCGCCATTCCTCTTCTGCCTGAAATGCCGGGTCAGCTACGAGTCCACACGCGGCAACGACTACACCCGTCTGGCGACGCTCGACCGTGAGGGCCGGAGCTCGGCGGTCAGCATCATCAGCCAGAGCGTGGTCCGCTCCCTGCGCAAGGTCCGCGACCTGAACGACGACGCACGCAAGCTCCTCACCTTCGTCGACAACCGCCAGGACGCGAGTCTCCAGGCCGGCCACTTCAACGACTTCATCCAGATCGTCCAGATGCGTGGCGCCCTCTACCGCGCTGCCAGGGACAACGACGGGATCGACCACCTCAACCTCGCCGAGGCCGTCGTGGCTGCCCTCGGCACCGACTTCGAGGAGTACGCCGCTAGCCCCGGCGCCAAGTTCGCAGCCCGCAGAGAGGCCGAGGCCGCCTTCCGCGACCTGATCGAGTTCCGGCTCTATTCCGACATCCAGCCCGGCCGACGGATCACCCTCCCCAACTTGGAGCAGACCGGCCTGCTCAAGCTGGAATACAAGGACCTCGCCGAGATCTGTGCGGACGAGTCCGTCTGGGGCTCCGCCTACCAGCCCTTGAAAGAGGCGCGCCCTGGCCTGCGCCAGGAGCTGTGCCAGATCGTGCTGGACGAGCTTCGACGTGCTCTGGCCATCGATGTCCACTGCCTGTCCGAGGAGGGCTTCGAGCGCCTCAAGCGCCAGTCTCGCCAGCACCTTCGAGGGCTGTGGACCATCTCGTCTCGCGAGCTCTTGCCGATGGTCGGCACGGCCTTCGGGCGCTCGGGCAGCGGCCGTGAACGCAGCATCGACAAGCTCTTCCTCTCCGGGCGATCAGCGCTCGGGACCTACCTCCGCAAGCCGAATCGCTTCCCCGGCCACCCGGAGAAGCTCACCACCGACGACGCCCAACGGATCATCTCCGACATCCTGCGGCTGCTCGCCGACGTCGGAGTGCTCGATGTCGTGATCCCACTGGAACAGGGCGGCCCTGGCTATCGGCTGAAGGCGAGCGCGCTCCGCTGGACCGCTGGCGACGGCCATCATGCGGCTGCGGACCCCCTCCGTGTGACGGTCGACGCCGACCAGGGCGGGCGCGTCAACGTGTTCTTCCGCGACCTCTACAGCCAGGTCTCCGACGACCTCGCGGGTCTCCGCGCAACCGAACACACGGCCCAGGTCACTGCCCAGGACCGCGAATCCCGAGAGCGCGAGTTCCGAGAGGGCAGCCTCCCGCTCCTCTTCTGCTCACCGACGATGGAGCTCGGCGTTGACATCGCGAGCCTCAACGCCGTCGGGCTGCGCAACGTCCCGCCCACGCCGGCCAACTATGCCCAACGCAGCGGTCGGGCGGGACGGTCGGGCCAGCCCGCCCTCGTGGTCACCTATTGCGCGACCGGCAACTCCCACGACCAGTACTACTTCCGTCGCTCCGATGCGATGGTCTCCGGCTCCGTGGTCGCGCCACGGCTCGACCTGACGAACCAGGCGCTCCTGCGCTCCCACCTGCATGCGATCTGGCTCGCCGAGACCCACGTCGACCTGGGCTCTCGGATGCCGCAGTTGATCGACGCCGAGGGTGAGCAGCCGACGCTCGTGATCAAGCAGGAGAAGACCACACTGCTCAACGACGCCGAGGCCGTACAACGCGCCACGGCCATCGCCGAGGACGTGATCGACCAGCTGCGCGACGAGCTGGAGTCGGCGCCGTGGTGGAGCCCTGACTGGGCGGCGCAGGTGATGAAGGAAGCCTTCACCGAGTTCAATGCTGCCTGCGAGCGGTGGCGCAGTCTCTATCGCGCTGCGCTGGCGGACCAGGCCGAGCAGAACCGGCTCGTCCTTATGGCCAACCTGACGCCGTTCGAACGCAAGGCGGCGGAATCCCGCCGGCGTGAGGCGGAGAACCAGCTCCGGCTACTCAAGAACGAGGACGACGGCCAGTCCCACTCCGACTTCTACACCTACCGCTACCTAGCTTCCGAAGGCTTCCTCCCGGGCTACTCGTTCCCGCGGTTGCCGCTCGCGGCATACATCCCGGCGGTGCGCCAGAGCACCCTCAACCGCGATGGCGGCGACTACCTCCAGCGCCCGCGATTCCTGGCGATCAGCGAGTTCGGTCCCCGCGCACTGATCTATCACGAAGGCGCTCGCTACGAGGTGACCCGCGTCCAGATCCCGATGGTGCAAGGGCAGGGCGTGGGCAGCGTCGATGTGGAGGAGGCCCGACGTTGTGAGTCCTGCGGCTATCACCATCGCCGCCAGCCCGGCCTCGACGTGTGCGAGAACTGCGGCGCAGAGCTGGTCGGTGTTGCCCAAGGACTCATGCAGATGCGAACAGTCTTCACGCGCCGCCGTGAGCGGATCTCGAGCGACGAGGAGGAGAGGCGCCGTGCGGGCTACGAGCTCGAGACCTCCTACCGGTTCGCGCAGCACGGTCAGCAGGTCGCGCGCGTCGATGCCGAGATCCGCGCAGAGGGCGACATCCTGGGCGACCTGAGCTACGGCGACACCGCCACCATCCGGGTCACGAACCTCGGTCTCCGACGACGAAGGGACCCCACTGACCGCGGCTACTGGCTCGACACGGTCAGCGGCCAGTGGCTCAGCGAGCGCGCGATGGCGGTTGCAGGCGACGAGGATCTGCCCGACGCCGCCCAGGTCAAGAGCAAGCAGAAGGTCATCCCGTACGTCGAGGACACCCGCAACATCATGGTCCTCCGGCTCTCGCGCCGCGTGCCGGTGGAGGTCGCGGTCACTCTGCGCGTCGCCCTCGAGCGCGGCATCGAGGCCGCCTTCCAGCTGGAGGACTCGGAGCTCTCTGGCGAGTTGCTGCCCGACGACCTGGAGCGTGGACGAATGCTCTTCACCGAGTCTGCCGAGGGCGGCGCCGGCGTGCTGCGACGTCTCCTCGCCGAGCCCGATGCCCTCGCCCGTGCAGCACGCCAGGCACTCGAGGTTGCACACTTCGACCCGATGACCGGCGAGGACCTCCAGCACGCGCCCGGAGCCGCGGAGGAGTGCACGAAGGCGTGCTATGACTGCCTGCTCTCCTACGGCAACCAGCTTGAACACGAGTTGATCGATCGCCACGCGGTCCGCGACCTGCTCCTGCAGCTTGCCGCGGTCGAGGTGGTCCCCGAGGCCGGCTCACAAACGTCAAGCACGGTCGACGACGCGGTGCCCTCTGATACCGGCGCGCTCGACGCCTTTCTCCGCGAGCGGGGCTATGCCATCCCCGAGCGCAACACAGAGCTCATCGGAGCCGCCCGCCCTGACTTCGTCTTCCGCGGGCCGAGCCCGACCGCGGTGTTCGTCGACGACGGGACTCCGGTCGGCACCGCAGACGAACGCGGTGCTGACGCCGAGGACGCTCTCCTCGACCGCGGCTGGAACGTGATCCGGTTGGAAAATCGTGAAGAGTGGTCGGAAGCGGTTGCAGCCCGTCCCGACGTGTTCGGTGTGGGAAGGATCTGA
- a CDS encoding endonuclease NucS domain-containing protein, translating into MALYDMTSLGSGMPVTSEALVKLHRTSFAAQGIQERAHLQAALRDHIDLIDDDLFVVSEEFGDFEGASRRVDLLCLDRDCRLVVVELKRTVDGGHMELQALRYAAMVSTMTFNQVVRSLATYRKQRDFDDASEETARSDLIAWLDADEEPVVSREVGIVLASEDFSQEITTTVLWLNEFHGFDIRCVRLSPYLLGDRLLLDVQHVIPLPEASAYTVRVREKEKAVRQAEGTSKADRTKFVVQTPTKTWEPLPKRWAMLRLVEGLVAAGVSVEKIADVLPESKMLRVDGPHDDADELWTAIQIQHGNSDQNRPRWHLEDPMTFGDHTWVLNNNWGTHTRGFIKQLLELAPPGFAVWEEGDEPTTAT; encoded by the coding sequence ATGGCGCTTTATGACATGACGAGCCTCGGAAGTGGCATGCCGGTCACCTCCGAGGCGTTGGTGAAGCTGCACCGCACCTCGTTCGCGGCTCAGGGGATCCAAGAGCGCGCCCACTTGCAAGCGGCCCTGCGCGACCACATCGACCTGATCGACGATGACCTGTTCGTGGTGTCCGAGGAGTTCGGTGACTTCGAGGGCGCGAGTCGTCGAGTCGACCTGCTGTGCCTGGATCGGGACTGCCGGCTCGTCGTCGTGGAGCTCAAGCGAACCGTCGACGGCGGTCACATGGAGCTCCAGGCTTTGCGGTACGCAGCGATGGTGTCCACCATGACCTTCAACCAGGTGGTCCGGTCGCTCGCGACGTATCGCAAGCAGCGCGACTTCGACGATGCCAGCGAGGAAACGGCTCGCTCCGACCTGATCGCTTGGCTCGACGCAGATGAAGAGCCCGTCGTCTCGCGAGAGGTCGGGATCGTCCTTGCCTCGGAGGACTTCAGCCAGGAGATCACGACCACCGTGCTGTGGCTCAACGAGTTCCATGGCTTCGACATCCGCTGCGTCAGGTTGAGCCCATATCTGCTCGGCGATCGTCTCCTCCTCGACGTGCAGCACGTGATTCCTCTTCCGGAAGCGTCGGCATACACAGTCCGTGTGCGAGAGAAGGAGAAGGCGGTCCGCCAGGCCGAGGGAACGTCAAAGGCCGACCGCACCAAGTTCGTCGTGCAGACGCCCACGAAGACGTGGGAACCGTTGCCCAAGAGGTGGGCGATGCTGCGCCTCGTCGAGGGTCTGGTCGCAGCGGGTGTTTCCGTCGAGAAGATTGCCGACGTCCTGCCGGAGAGCAAGATGCTTCGAGTGGACGGTCCACACGACGACGCGGACGAGTTGTGGACCGCGATCCAGATCCAGCACGGCAATTCGGACCAGAACCGGCCGCGTTGGCATCTGGAAGATCCGATGACGTTCGGCGATCACACTTGGGTTCTCAACAACAACTGGGGCACTCACACGCGCGGGTTTATCAAGCAGTTGCTCGAGTTGGCGCCGCCAGGATTCGCCGTGTGGGAGGAAGGGGACGAGCCGACGACGGCGACCTGA